A region of the Elusimicrobiota bacterium genome:
AGCCCTCTACGACCTCTTCGCGGGCGAACCCGAAGCCAACCTCTTCGCCCCGCGCAAGTGGGCCTTCGTGACCCAGGAGCAGTGGCTGCGCTACGGGGGCTTCGAGCTCGCCTACGGCCTGGCCCTGCTGGGCCTGGCCTTCTACGCCGTGAAGTTCTCCCGGTTCCTGCCGGAGGTCGTCACGCGAGACCGGCAGGAACCGGAGTTCAAGCTCTTCGAGTAGCGGCCTACTTGGGCTTGGCGGCCTTCTCTTTCTTGGGAGCCGGCGCCTGCTCGTTTCCGGCCGCAGGCTGCCCGGAAGGCATCATGCCCATGCCGGGGCTCATCGGCTGTCCGGGCTGAAACTGTGCGGGAGCCATCATCGTGGGCCCGGAGCCGCTGTTGCGCATCGCGTCCCTCACGTGCCCTGCGACCGCGCAGAGCAGGCCCAACAGCCCCACGATCACGAGCACGCTGCCCGTCACGTCGCCGACGCGCTTGATGCAGGTGCTGGTCTCCTTGACGGCCTGCGTGAGCACCCAATAGCCCAGGACCGCGACCAGGGCATAGAGCGCCCCGACCAACAGTATGTCGTGCTGGGGAGTGTAGCCACAGGCCGGGCCGGGCATGGGCATGTTCTGAGCCGCGGCCGGCAAAGACACGAACAACGCGATCATTAAAGCTCTCATCGGTTGGCCTCCTCTACGCCTATAGTCTACGATGTCGGGAGCCTCCGAGCAAGCCGCCACCCCCAAAAAGGAACCGCCCAGACACTCGCGTGTCTGGGCGGTCTTTAGGTCGTCGGAAGCTTAGAGCTTCTTGACGTTCGCGGCGCGCGGTCCCTTGTCGGACTGCTGCACGTCGAACTCGACGGCCTGATTCTCGGCCAAAGTCTTGAACCCTTCACCGGTGATGGCCGTGTGATGGACGAACAGATCTTTGGAGCCGTCATCCGGCGTGATGAAGCCGAAGCCCTTCTGGTCATTGAACCACTTCACTTTCCCTGTAGCCATTATGTTGGTATTCCTCTTTAATTACTACTTTGCTCACATACGACTGTGGCGAGGGCAACGTCTACCCTTGTCTATATTATAGCAAGAATCACCGTGGAAATATAGGCTCCTTGGCCCGCGGCGCCGCCAGCCGGTCCGCCAGCCGCTCCACGAAGCCCAGCATCCCATTGAACCCCAAGAACGGCCGCTCGAAGAGCGCGTGGCTCCGGTAGCTCGGGAAGCCGAACTCCAGGATCGGGA
Encoded here:
- a CDS encoding cold-shock protein is translated as MATGKVKWFNDQKGFGFITPDDGSKDLFVHHTAITGEGFKTLAENQAVEFDVQQSDKGPRAANVKKL